Proteins encoded in a region of the Granulicella sibirica genome:
- a CDS encoding N-acyl-D-amino-acid deacylase family protein translates to MTEQLVLQGGTLADGSGVPLLRGDVLLDGDTIAAIGNFPIPPDARILDCTNHIVAPGFIDAHSHSDLQILEGRREKLLQGVTSEVVGNCGFSPYPQGDHATELRDFANGIFCGNEHWGWESARGYLAQSNSKQSVASVFSLIGHGSLRIAVAGNQMNTLPEDKIVAMEGYLSRAFAEGAIGFSTGLMYAPGSSADQAELIRLCRVVADFNKIYCTHMRDYGFRLLEAIDEQIVLAERTGCRLQISHLQAVGRANRDLNNRALERIEEAHARGVDIAFDCYPYTAGSTVMTQLLPQWVLEGGTETLMHRLGNKAERDRMEDEMLHTMANLWSELIVSAIGSAANASLVGKTLEEIASLRHQRAADTVFDLLLEERGQVNILEYNQSEENLRRNLNHPLAIIISDGFYVKGRPHPRLHGTFPELLGNLCRDRKWMTTETAIHKITGFPASRFGIGNRGFLRKGYAADITVYDPATIRSLATYEDPTRAPEGILHVIRAGQSLL, encoded by the coding sequence ATGACCGAACAACTCGTGCTACAAGGCGGCACACTCGCAGATGGAAGCGGTGTGCCGCTTCTCCGTGGTGACGTCCTCCTCGATGGTGACACCATCGCCGCCATCGGCAACTTCCCTATCCCGCCCGACGCACGCATCCTCGACTGCACCAACCACATCGTTGCTCCGGGCTTCATCGACGCTCACAGCCACTCCGACCTGCAGATCCTCGAAGGCCGCCGCGAAAAGCTTCTCCAAGGCGTTACGTCGGAGGTCGTCGGCAACTGCGGCTTCTCTCCTTATCCGCAGGGCGACCACGCCACCGAGCTTCGTGATTTCGCCAATGGCATCTTCTGCGGCAACGAGCACTGGGGATGGGAATCCGCACGGGGCTATCTTGCCCAGAGCAACAGCAAGCAGTCTGTGGCTTCGGTCTTTTCTCTGATCGGCCATGGCAGCCTGCGCATCGCCGTCGCTGGCAACCAGATGAACACCCTTCCCGAAGATAAGATCGTCGCCATGGAGGGCTACCTCAGTCGCGCCTTTGCCGAGGGTGCCATCGGCTTCTCCACCGGACTCATGTACGCACCCGGCTCCTCCGCCGATCAGGCGGAACTCATCCGCCTCTGCCGGGTCGTCGCCGACTTCAACAAGATCTACTGCACCCACATGCGCGACTACGGCTTCCGCCTCCTCGAAGCAATCGACGAGCAGATCGTCCTCGCCGAACGCACCGGCTGCCGCCTCCAGATCTCGCACCTGCAAGCCGTGGGCCGCGCCAACCGCGACCTCAACAACCGCGCCCTCGAACGTATCGAAGAGGCACACGCTCGCGGCGTCGACATCGCCTTTGACTGCTACCCCTACACCGCCGGCAGCACTGTCATGACGCAGCTTCTTCCCCAGTGGGTGCTCGAAGGCGGTACCGAAACCCTCATGCATCGTCTCGGCAACAAGGCCGAACGGGACCGCATGGAAGACGAGATGCTCCACACGATGGCCAATCTCTGGAGCGAACTCATTGTCAGCGCGATCGGCTCCGCGGCCAACGCATCCCTAGTCGGCAAGACTCTCGAAGAGATTGCCTCGCTCCGCCATCAGCGCGCCGCGGACACCGTCTTCGATCTTCTCCTCGAAGAGCGCGGACAGGTGAATATCCTCGAGTACAACCAGAGCGAAGAGAATCTCCGCCGCAACCTCAATCACCCGCTCGCCATCATCATCAGCGACGGCTTCTACGTCAAAGGCCGTCCCCATCCCCGCCTTCACGGGACCTTCCCAGAACTACTAGGCAATCTGTGTCGAGATCGAAAGTGGATGACCACCGAGACCGCCATCCACAAAATCACCGGCTTCCCTGCCTCACGGTTCGGAATCGGGAATCGCGGCTTCCTGCGCAAAGGCTACGCCGCCGACATCACCGTCTACGACCCCGCTACCATCCGCAGCCTCGCTACCTACGAAGACCCTACCCGAGCTCCCGAAGGCATCCTCCACGTCATCAGGGCAGGACAGTCTCTACTGTAG
- a CDS encoding DMT family transporter, translating into MTTQSKMMSWSLLFSCNLMWALQFTCIKLVQDQAGPLFTVWFPTAISLAVLYPFVRAERKANGGVHPQVIGKKRPNLFAVYLVLCVFGVIPGQLFMTWGTRLSLASNAALLTLVLPVTTAIFAVFFLKEKMTGLRWLSFALAVFGVALCSGLDVHSVSLNKGQLFGNLLVFAAILGSSFYNSYGKAALDWHSPIEMLFWTYVGLTILMTPFVAVLERYSFRNLPHFTLTTWAGLTMLMLFHTTLSMILFLKALKSIDAIQAALSNYLIAFFGLPIAAIWLHERISVAAAVGGVLVLASTMLITLLEKPATVETVLP; encoded by the coding sequence ATGACGACGCAATCGAAGATGATGTCGTGGTCTCTGCTGTTCTCGTGCAACCTGATGTGGGCGCTGCAGTTTACGTGTATCAAGTTGGTGCAGGATCAAGCCGGGCCGCTGTTTACAGTGTGGTTTCCGACGGCGATCTCGCTGGCGGTGCTGTATCCGTTTGTGCGGGCGGAGCGGAAGGCGAATGGCGGGGTGCATCCGCAGGTGATTGGCAAGAAGAGGCCGAATCTGTTTGCGGTGTACCTCGTGTTGTGTGTATTTGGGGTGATTCCGGGGCAGTTGTTCATGACGTGGGGGACGCGACTTTCGCTTGCGAGCAATGCGGCCCTGCTGACGCTTGTGCTACCGGTGACCACGGCTATATTTGCCGTCTTCTTCTTGAAGGAGAAGATGACTGGGCTGCGGTGGTTGAGCTTTGCGCTCGCGGTGTTTGGTGTGGCGCTCTGCTCAGGGCTGGATGTGCACAGTGTAAGTTTGAACAAAGGCCAGTTGTTTGGAAATCTGCTGGTATTCGCAGCGATTTTGGGGAGTTCGTTCTATAACTCGTACGGCAAGGCGGCACTCGACTGGCACTCGCCGATTGAGATGCTGTTCTGGACGTATGTGGGGCTGACGATTCTGATGACGCCGTTTGTGGCGGTGCTGGAGCGATACAGCTTTCGTAACCTGCCGCACTTTACGCTGACGACGTGGGCCGGGCTGACGATGCTGATGTTGTTCCATACGACGCTGTCGATGATTCTGTTTCTGAAGGCGTTGAAGTCGATTGATGCCATCCAGGCGGCGCTTTCTAACTACCTAATTGCTTTCTTCGGACTGCCGATTGCTGCCATCTGGCTGCATGAGCGGATCAGCGTAGCCGCCGCGGTGGGTGGAGTTCTTGTGCTGGCGAGCACGATGCTGATTACACTGCTGGAGAAGCCGGCTACAGTAGAGACTGTCCTGCCCTGA
- a CDS encoding 3-hydroxyacyl-CoA dehydrogenase family protein — translation MKNKGTALKRVGIVGLGLMGQGIAACLLAHGDEVVAFDVDASKHAATIKHAAAALRELEKQKLLGADMAKSWKNRLHAAASMSDLASCWLVIECVKEDLALKREIFAQLDAVMPKKTIIASNTSSLPISLLQEGRVAPGRYIGMHWGEPAQIMRYLEIIPGEKTSNATVKACLAFGVACGKEPAVLKHDIRGFLSNRLMYAMIREACYLVESGVADVETVDQSFRNDIGWWALLAGPFRWMDLTGIPAYAAVMEGLLPELTTSTEVPMTMQRMVKRKALGIANQKGFYKYTKASAEQWEKDWGQFTYDMRKLAERYTPKV, via the coding sequence ATGAAAAACAAGGGAACGGCTCTGAAGCGGGTGGGGATTGTTGGGCTTGGCCTAATGGGACAGGGGATTGCTGCGTGTCTGCTGGCGCACGGAGACGAGGTGGTGGCCTTCGACGTGGATGCGTCGAAGCATGCGGCGACTATAAAGCACGCAGCCGCGGCGCTGCGGGAGTTAGAGAAGCAGAAGCTGCTCGGCGCGGACATGGCGAAGAGTTGGAAGAACAGGCTGCATGCGGCTGCGAGCATGTCCGATCTAGCATCGTGCTGGTTGGTGATCGAGTGTGTGAAGGAAGATCTTGCACTGAAGCGGGAGATTTTCGCGCAGCTAGATGCGGTAATGCCGAAAAAGACCATTATCGCGTCGAATACTTCGAGCCTGCCGATCTCTCTTTTGCAGGAGGGACGCGTGGCTCCGGGGCGATACATCGGCATGCACTGGGGAGAGCCCGCGCAGATCATGCGGTACCTTGAGATCATTCCCGGAGAGAAGACGAGCAATGCTACGGTGAAGGCTTGTCTGGCGTTCGGTGTGGCCTGCGGCAAGGAGCCTGCCGTGTTGAAGCACGATATCCGTGGGTTTCTGTCGAACCGGCTGATGTACGCTATGATACGCGAGGCCTGCTACCTGGTGGAGAGCGGAGTGGCGGATGTGGAGACGGTGGACCAGTCGTTTCGCAATGACATTGGGTGGTGGGCGCTGTTGGCGGGACCGTTCCGGTGGATGGATCTGACGGGGATTCCGGCGTATGCGGCGGTGATGGAAGGTTTGCTGCCGGAGTTGACGACGAGCACCGAGGTTCCGATGACGATGCAAAGGATGGTGAAGCGCAAGGCGCTGGGGATCGCGAATCAGAAGGGATTTTACAAGTACACGAAGGCAAGCGCGGAGCAGTGGGAGAAGGACTGGGGGCAGTTCACCTACGACATGCGGAAGCTCGCGGAGAGGTATACCCCGAAGGTATGA
- a CDS encoding RidA family protein, producing MAVQQIKNPNKNADTGAYSDGIIVDGWLYVSGQGPIDMATGQAVAGTIEEEVRLTLRNMGDVLKAGGCDYSDVVKCTVHLIDIETFGRFNAVYQEFFKGVLPTRTTVQSMLSLGIKVEIDAIARIPTGDQHA from the coding sequence ATGGCCGTCCAGCAGATCAAGAACCCCAACAAGAACGCCGACACCGGAGCCTACTCCGACGGCATCATCGTCGACGGATGGCTTTACGTCTCCGGCCAGGGCCCCATCGACATGGCTACCGGACAGGCCGTTGCCGGAACCATCGAAGAAGAGGTCCGCCTCACCCTACGCAACATGGGCGATGTCCTCAAGGCCGGCGGATGCGACTACTCCGACGTCGTCAAGTGCACCGTGCACCTCATCGATATCGAGACCTTCGGCCGTTTCAATGCCGTCTACCAGGAGTTCTTCAAAGGCGTCCTGCCCACCCGCACCACCGTCCAGTCCATGCTGAGCCTCGGCATAAAGGTTGAGATCGATGCCATCGCCCGCATCCCCACCGGAGACCAGCATGCCTGA
- a CDS encoding neutral/alkaline non-lysosomal ceramidase N-terminal domain-containing protein has product MPEWLIGFARTRITPPLGCEMAGFDARKGVADAVHDDLYAHALVFDDDGAQTVLMSLDVIAVSAEFSLAVRRDIEEATGIPASNIFLAATHTHCGPVTVDLFYQGQQLDVAYLQSLRRVVVTVAITASNNKRPRTLKTGMVPVAGIAVNRRTPDGLPVDPFAGVFFIEELDGQAAAVAVIYACHTTVLGPDTLSFTQDFPFYTLAKLKSVLGQSVEALYFNGAQGDLSIGHKSNLSAVGVIDPFRTFATAQRLGERLADAVLAGLKNLALEAPGVKVLSHKVALPLKRYEPLVAMTQAREEAGRRIDPQRMDAEMLAIRQDSLFARIEEYYAKLYEQSDAPEPKTLSIECAAILLGETAIITLPGEVFARVALGIRAASPFAKTIFLGLTNNYIGYLPDHEATRDSGYEVVASRVSAIAGDILQQETLQLLNALQKASAR; this is encoded by the coding sequence ATGCCTGAGTGGCTCATCGGTTTTGCCCGCACCCGCATCACCCCGCCTCTCGGCTGCGAGATGGCAGGCTTTGACGCGCGCAAGGGCGTCGCCGATGCCGTCCACGATGATCTATATGCCCATGCGCTCGTCTTCGATGATGACGGTGCGCAGACCGTGCTCATGAGCCTCGACGTCATCGCCGTCTCCGCGGAGTTTTCGCTGGCCGTGAGGCGGGACATCGAAGAGGCTACGGGCATTCCGGCAAGCAATATCTTTCTCGCCGCAACCCACACCCACTGCGGTCCTGTCACGGTCGACCTCTTCTATCAAGGGCAGCAGCTCGACGTAGCCTATCTCCAGTCGCTTCGTCGCGTTGTTGTGACCGTGGCGATTACAGCCAGCAACAATAAAAGGCCGCGTACCCTGAAGACGGGCATGGTGCCGGTCGCCGGCATCGCCGTCAATCGGCGCACTCCGGATGGACTTCCGGTCGATCCATTCGCAGGGGTCTTCTTCATCGAAGAGCTGGATGGCCAGGCCGCCGCCGTCGCGGTCATCTACGCCTGCCACACAACGGTGCTTGGTCCGGATACACTCAGCTTCACCCAGGACTTCCCTTTTTATACGCTCGCAAAACTGAAGAGTGTGCTGGGCCAAAGCGTCGAAGCCCTCTATTTCAACGGAGCGCAAGGTGATCTGAGTATCGGTCATAAGAGCAACCTCAGCGCCGTGGGCGTGATCGATCCGTTCCGCACTTTTGCCACCGCGCAGCGGCTCGGCGAAAGACTCGCGGATGCTGTGCTCGCTGGCCTGAAGAATCTGGCACTCGAAGCGCCGGGCGTCAAGGTACTGTCGCATAAGGTCGCTCTTCCGCTTAAGCGGTATGAACCGCTGGTCGCGATGACCCAAGCCCGCGAAGAGGCTGGCCGAAGAATTGATCCCCAACGCATGGATGCCGAGATGCTCGCCATTCGTCAGGACTCTCTCTTCGCTCGTATCGAGGAGTATTACGCGAAGCTCTATGAGCAGTCCGACGCTCCCGAACCGAAGACGCTCTCTATCGAATGTGCGGCAATCCTGCTGGGTGAAACGGCCATCATCACCCTGCCCGGCGAGGTGTTCGCCCGCGTCGCCCTCGGCATCCGCGCCGCCTCGCCCTTCGCCAAGACCATCTTCCTCGGCCTCACCAATAACTACATCGGCTACCTCCCTGACCACGAAGCCACCCGCGATTCTGGCTACGAGGTCGTCGCCTCTCGCGTCTCCGCTATCGCCGGAGACATATTGCAACAGGAAACGTTACAACTACTAAACGCTCTCCAGAAAGCAAGTGCCCGATGA
- a CDS encoding Gfo/Idh/MocA family protein: MKIRIGVIGAGIMGQQYVRIYQDHPYAEVTAVAAKHLNRAREAAARFNVPLATGDWHTITESADIDAVCIALPDDEHFAATQSALLNGKHVLLEKPMTTSLPEADAIVALAEATNLKVQVAFNHRWLAPYHQGKVSIANGDIGAPVTSYARKVDTIFVPTKYINWAHQTTPAWFLSCHDIDLVTWFFNAEPIEAHAWGVRRVLVAQGIDTYDVIQAQVRYDSGAIATFESGWIYPNTFPTMVDSFISVIGEHGHLHFDRKRESLEMSTPTAFTYPKTFLSADVFGTLRGAFPSCLDDFVNAIRKDLPPAVNVHDGRKVTAVLTAIHESLATGANVPVQPYTKESL; the protein is encoded by the coding sequence ATGAAGATCCGCATCGGTGTCATCGGCGCCGGCATCATGGGCCAGCAGTACGTCCGCATTTATCAGGACCACCCCTACGCCGAAGTCACTGCAGTCGCCGCGAAGCACCTTAATCGCGCCAGGGAAGCCGCCGCGCGTTTCAACGTCCCACTTGCCACCGGCGACTGGCACACTATCACCGAGTCCGCCGATATCGACGCCGTCTGCATCGCTCTACCCGATGACGAACACTTCGCCGCGACCCAGAGCGCGCTCCTCAACGGCAAACACGTCCTCCTCGAAAAGCCCATGACCACAAGCCTCCCGGAGGCCGATGCTATCGTGGCTCTTGCTGAGGCCACCAACCTCAAGGTCCAGGTGGCCTTCAACCACCGCTGGCTTGCGCCTTACCATCAGGGCAAGGTCTCCATCGCCAACGGCGACATTGGCGCACCCGTCACCTCCTACGCCCGGAAGGTCGACACCATCTTCGTACCAACCAAGTACATCAACTGGGCCCACCAGACCACACCCGCCTGGTTCCTCAGTTGCCACGACATCGACCTTGTCACCTGGTTCTTCAACGCCGAGCCCATCGAAGCCCACGCCTGGGGCGTCAGGCGCGTCCTCGTCGCGCAGGGCATCGACACCTACGATGTGATCCAGGCGCAGGTCCGCTACGACAGCGGAGCCATCGCAACCTTTGAGTCTGGCTGGATCTATCCCAACACCTTCCCTACCATGGTTGACTCCTTTATCAGCGTCATCGGGGAGCACGGTCACCTCCACTTCGATCGCAAGCGGGAGAGCCTCGAGATGAGCACCCCCACCGCCTTCACGTACCCCAAAACCTTCCTCTCCGCCGACGTCTTCGGCACCCTCCGGGGAGCCTTCCCCTCCTGCCTTGACGACTTCGTCAACGCCATCCGAAAAGACCTTCCACCAGCAGTCAACGTGCACGATGGCCGCAAAGTAACGGCCGTCCTTACCGCCATCCACGAGTCCCTCGCGACCGGGGCTAACGTCCCCGTCCAGCCCTACACCAAGGAATCCCTATGA
- a CDS encoding aspartate aminotransferase family protein encodes MTATPERYARSIADLTRSKKTLAGGVSSNVRLGDKPFPLFFDRGLGSHLWDVDGNEYIDYVLGRGPLLLGHTPKEVVQATVDQLWRGQIYAAQHELEYELSERVSRIIPCADLVRFGISGSEAVHGALRLARAATGRQTVLKFEGQYHGWLDNILYSLSPDPTRAGHALHPATLAESSGQFSGADSHVVVLPWNNIEVLSQYLEQHHNEIAAIITEPVMCNTAVIPPLPGYLEAMRDLCTQHGVVLIFDEVITGFRLSLAGAQGRFNIKPDLTIFGKAIANGMPISCLAGREQFMGLIAQGKVGHGGTYNSLPAAVAGAIATLDLLEKDGAAVYDTLETTGQSLMQGIRNLTAKHDIQAVIQGYGAIFYLGFPVQGANLPVGQAITDYRSSLAMDNDLYTIFVSAMVDRGVRIIPRGNWFLSSAHNQADVESTLKAIEEVFAEVIASKVTA; translated from the coding sequence ATGACCGCAACCCCCGAGCGCTATGCCCGCTCCATCGCCGACCTAACCCGCTCGAAGAAGACCCTCGCCGGCGGCGTTAGCAGCAACGTCCGCCTCGGGGACAAGCCCTTCCCGCTCTTCTTCGATCGCGGCCTTGGCTCGCATCTATGGGACGTCGACGGCAACGAGTACATCGACTACGTCCTCGGCCGTGGCCCTCTTCTCTTGGGCCACACCCCAAAGGAAGTTGTCCAAGCCACAGTAGACCAACTCTGGCGCGGCCAGATCTACGCCGCCCAGCACGAGCTTGAGTACGAACTCTCCGAGCGCGTCTCCCGCATCATCCCGTGCGCCGACCTCGTGCGCTTCGGCATCTCGGGGTCTGAAGCAGTGCATGGTGCCCTTCGCCTCGCCCGCGCCGCCACCGGCCGCCAGACCGTCCTCAAGTTCGAAGGCCAGTACCACGGATGGCTCGACAACATTCTCTATAGCCTCTCGCCTGATCCCACCCGCGCCGGCCACGCCCTCCATCCAGCGACTCTCGCCGAGTCCTCCGGCCAATTCAGCGGGGCCGACAGCCACGTCGTAGTCCTTCCCTGGAATAACATCGAAGTCCTCTCGCAGTATCTCGAACAGCACCACAATGAGATCGCCGCCATCATCACCGAGCCGGTCATGTGCAACACCGCCGTCATCCCTCCGCTCCCCGGTTATCTCGAAGCCATGCGTGACCTCTGCACCCAGCACGGCGTCGTTCTCATCTTCGACGAGGTCATCACCGGCTTCCGGCTCTCCCTTGCCGGTGCGCAGGGCCGCTTCAACATCAAGCCCGACCTCACCATCTTCGGCAAGGCCATCGCCAACGGCATGCCCATATCTTGCCTCGCCGGACGCGAGCAGTTCATGGGCCTCATCGCCCAGGGCAAGGTCGGCCACGGAGGCACCTATAATAGCCTCCCGGCCGCCGTCGCCGGGGCCATCGCCACCCTCGACCTTCTGGAGAAAGACGGAGCCGCCGTCTACGACACCCTCGAGACAACCGGCCAATCTCTTATGCAGGGCATCCGTAATCTCACCGCGAAACATGACATCCAGGCCGTCATCCAGGGCTACGGAGCCATCTTCTACCTCGGGTTCCCCGTGCAGGGCGCCAACCTCCCTGTCGGACAGGCCATCACCGATTACCGCAGCTCCCTCGCGATGGACAACGACCTTTATACTATCTTTGTCTCTGCCATGGTCGATCGCGGCGTACGCATCATCCCCCGCGGCAACTGGTTCCTCTCGTCGGCTCACAATCAGGCTGACGTAGAATCGACTCTCAAAGCTATAGAAGAAGTCTTCGCCGAAGTCATCGCTTCGAAGGTGACCGCATGA
- a CDS encoding fumarylacetoacetate hydrolase family protein codes for MRLGIAAAGNRTFMAAESAGRIVDLSAATGTRDLVAIIRDWSQWKPIIEDVIASAPSQDIPALWQSPIPNPPKFLLLAGNFRAHVVESGFEAAPEDNLTPQFFMKPCTTIIGPTNDIPLTSANHALDYESELAVVIGTRIRNATLDNAMDAVWGYTIVNDVSERKLNAMMQDRKLRSNDNFYDWLVGKWFDGSAPMGPYVVTVDEITEPFTVHAHLNGEPVQEAPTTAMIHSVAEAIVYISRVLTLEPGDVLSMGTPAGVGVARNRLLQAGDLIECEVTGIGKLSNRVIQR; via the coding sequence ATGAGACTAGGCATTGCCGCAGCAGGCAACCGTACGTTCATGGCAGCCGAGTCTGCCGGGAGAATCGTAGATCTGTCCGCAGCCACCGGTACCCGCGACCTGGTGGCTATCATCCGCGACTGGTCCCAGTGGAAACCAATCATCGAGGACGTCATCGCAAGCGCTCCCAGCCAGGACATACCCGCTTTGTGGCAGAGCCCAATCCCCAACCCGCCCAAGTTCCTTCTTCTCGCCGGGAACTTCCGCGCCCACGTCGTCGAATCGGGTTTCGAGGCCGCACCTGAAGATAACCTGACGCCGCAGTTCTTCATGAAGCCCTGCACCACCATCATCGGCCCCACAAACGATATTCCCCTCACCTCTGCCAACCACGCCCTCGACTACGAGTCCGAGTTGGCCGTCGTGATCGGCACCCGCATCCGCAACGCAACCCTTGACAACGCAATGGACGCGGTCTGGGGCTACACGATCGTCAACGACGTCTCCGAGCGCAAGCTCAACGCAATGATGCAGGATCGCAAGCTCCGCTCCAACGACAACTTTTACGACTGGCTCGTCGGAAAGTGGTTTGATGGGTCAGCTCCGATGGGACCATACGTCGTTACTGTAGACGAGATAACCGAACCCTTTACCGTACACGCGCACCTCAACGGAGAACCCGTTCAGGAAGCTCCAACCACCGCCATGATTCACTCGGTCGCGGAGGCCATCGTCTACATCAGCAGGGTTCTTACTCTCGAACCCGGTGATGTCCTGTCCATGGGCACACCCGCCGGCGTGGGGGTGGCCCGCAATCGCCTCCTGCAAGCAGGCGATCTCATCGAGTGCGAGGTCACCGGAATAGGCAAGCTAAGCAACCGGGTCATCCAGCGATGA